A stretch of the Bacillus sp. FJAT-18017 genome encodes the following:
- a CDS encoding pyridoxal phosphate-dependent aminotransferase, producing the protein MQYSQRLKKLPQQFFASLVNKVNKAVAEGRDVINLGQGNPDQPTPAHIVKALQVAAEDPGTHKYSPFRGIPELKEAATEYYEKQYGVKLDAETEVAILFGTKAGLVELPLCLLNDGDTMLLPDPGYPDYLSGVALANVEYETFPLKAENQFLPDYEAFTTEQKEKAKLMYLNYPNNPTGATADHAFFEKTVRFAKENQIAVVHDFAYGAIGYNGKKPVSFLEVEGAKDVGIEMYTLSKTYNMAGWRVGFAVGNAEIIEAINLIQDHLYCSLFPAVQKAAVAALTGDQTSVDELVERYERRRDTFIAACREIRWEVEAPQGSFFAWLPVPDGFTSEEFADLLLEKADVAVAAGNGFGEYGEGYVRVGLLVDEDRLKEAVQRIEKLNLF; encoded by the coding sequence ATGCAATATTCACAGCGATTGAAGAAGCTGCCGCAGCAATTTTTTGCTTCTCTTGTCAATAAAGTCAACAAAGCAGTAGCCGAGGGAAGAGATGTTATCAATTTAGGGCAAGGAAATCCTGATCAGCCCACACCTGCCCATATTGTAAAAGCACTCCAGGTTGCTGCAGAAGATCCAGGAACCCATAAATATTCGCCTTTTCGAGGCATTCCGGAATTAAAGGAAGCTGCAACAGAGTATTACGAAAAACAATACGGCGTCAAATTGGACGCCGAAACAGAAGTGGCGATTTTATTTGGAACGAAAGCCGGATTAGTAGAATTGCCATTATGTTTATTAAATGATGGAGACACGATGTTGTTACCGGATCCAGGGTATCCGGATTATTTATCAGGTGTTGCCTTAGCCAATGTTGAATATGAAACCTTCCCTCTGAAGGCGGAAAATCAATTCTTGCCAGATTATGAGGCGTTTACCACTGAGCAAAAGGAAAAAGCGAAGCTAATGTACTTAAACTATCCAAACAACCCAACTGGTGCAACCGCCGATCATGCCTTTTTTGAAAAAACAGTCCGGTTTGCAAAAGAAAATCAGATAGCAGTTGTACATGACTTTGCCTACGGTGCAATTGGCTATAACGGGAAAAAACCGGTGAGTTTTCTTGAAGTAGAGGGAGCGAAGGATGTTGGCATTGAGATGTACACCCTGTCCAAAACATACAATATGGCAGGCTGGCGCGTTGGATTTGCAGTTGGAAATGCGGAAATCATTGAAGCGATTAATCTCATCCAGGACCATCTATATTGCAGTCTTTTTCCTGCTGTCCAAAAAGCGGCAGTTGCAGCCTTAACGGGGGATCAAACATCAGTAGACGAGCTTGTTGAACGCTATGAAAGACGCCGTGATACATTCATTGCTGCATGCCGTGAAATAAGGTGGGAAGTCGAAGCACCCCAAGGTTCCTTCTTTGCCTGGCTTCCAGTGCCGGATGGATTCACCAGTGAAGAATTTGCTGATCTGCTGCTGGAGAAAGCCGACGTAGCAGTGGCAGCAGGAAACGGCTTTGGTGAGTATGGCGAAGGATATGTCCGCGTTGGACTGCTGGTTGATGAGGATCGGCTTAAAGAAGCAGTACAGAGAATTGAAAAGCTAAATCTGTTTTAA
- a CDS encoding DUF1002 domain-containing protein translates to MKRIISTIMVLSLILTMPIMTFADAAEGDVLVTLGANLTPKQKEDLLAEMKVDEKSAMIVEVTNEEEHKYLGSYMPKAQIGTRAISSAKITIGAKDSGIEVESKNINYVSNEMYMNALTTAGVKDAHVYVTAPFTVSGTGALTGLIKVYEKASGEKIPEEQKQVANEEMVATAELGEKVGQEKAGELVTVIKDKLADTNPKNDEERRALVEEAAKQININLTDQDINLFVSLIEKWQNLDINWNAVGDQLTKAKEKWDSFAESEEGKNFFEKLGDFLKAIVDAIASWFK, encoded by the coding sequence ATGAAACGTATAATATCTACAATAATGGTACTGAGTCTTATTCTGACAATGCCAATCATGACGTTTGCCGATGCTGCGGAAGGAGATGTACTCGTCACCCTCGGGGCAAATTTGACACCAAAACAAAAAGAAGATTTGCTTGCTGAAATGAAAGTGGATGAAAAGAGCGCAATGATTGTAGAAGTAACAAACGAAGAGGAACATAAATACTTGGGTTCCTATATGCCGAAAGCACAAATCGGAACGAGAGCCATTTCCTCCGCAAAGATTACAATCGGTGCCAAAGACTCCGGGATTGAGGTAGAGTCGAAAAACATCAATTATGTATCAAACGAAATGTACATGAATGCATTGACTACGGCCGGTGTAAAAGATGCTCATGTGTATGTAACAGCGCCTTTCACTGTTTCGGGAACAGGAGCATTGACTGGGCTTATCAAAGTATATGAAAAAGCCTCCGGTGAAAAAATCCCCGAGGAGCAAAAACAGGTTGCCAACGAAGAAATGGTCGCCACAGCAGAACTAGGTGAAAAGGTTGGGCAGGAAAAGGCAGGCGAACTTGTCACGGTCATCAAGGATAAGCTTGCTGATACTAACCCGAAGAATGACGAAGAGCGAAGAGCCCTTGTGGAAGAAGCTGCAAAGCAAATTAATATCAATCTCACAGACCAGGACATCAACCTGTTCGTCTCTTTGATCGAAAAGTGGCAAAACCTTGATATCAACTGGAATGCTGTAGGCGATCAACTCACGAAAGCAAAAGAAAAATGGGATAGCTTCGCAGAAAGTGAAGAAGGAAAGAATTTTTTTGAAAAGCTTGGTGATTTCTTGAAAGCCATCGTGGATGCGATTGCTTCGTGGTTTAAATGA
- a CDS encoding PH domain-containing protein gives MYFPSKKDIWLYPIYWCCIVVCFTPLLIGEDYGALFFLRPLAILLGWCWFTTGYKVSEETLIIQYGPIKKKIPIKDIRRIRKSKNPLSAPALSLDRLEISYGSGYGFGMALISPKDKQSFVSLLKSKNPQIEVDTKIKL, from the coding sequence TTGTACTTTCCATCAAAAAAAGATATATGGCTGTATCCAATCTATTGGTGCTGTATAGTGGTTTGTTTCACTCCACTATTAATCGGAGAGGATTATGGGGCACTTTTTTTCTTGAGACCGTTGGCCATCCTGTTAGGTTGGTGCTGGTTTACGACTGGATACAAAGTAAGCGAAGAAACTCTTATTATCCAATACGGTCCTATAAAAAAGAAAATCCCAATAAAAGATATCAGGAGAATTAGAAAGTCCAAAAATCCGTTATCGGCTCCGGCACTTTCACTTGATAGGCTGGAAATCTCATATGGCTCAGGCTATGGCTTTGGAATGGCGCTCATTTCTCCAAAGGATAAACAATCGTTTGTATCTTTGCTGAAAAGTAAAAATCCACAAATTGAGGTGGATACCAAGATTAAGCTGTAG
- a CDS encoding cache domain-containing sensor histidine kinase: protein MFFSLRNRLFLVFTCLLTIPFIIFSFLVPNWFSSVIKGQTQDLTVEMMDQYSLYINSITTQAEDLGKQILVNPTTLQWMKSEHSTSGLTKNQRLLSRNQMKSLLASMTVNNSNGMSVSVMMDDGTGAWGNNPKLKNEKWYKEYMVDSNSFVASHVDPFQPTPGNINSYILPLIDMNTLVSYGIIKVNFPTDLMETALSKNKIGQKGHAYLLNSRGKNVLTGELQTPKRVLTHSLATINKRSDETGMLEVKFHEDTYLVFYQKLSVGGWILLSEVTKADLFSKANDLRYSMLAISGVVFLLTILASYLLSSNIVRPLGKLATAMGYIERGDFAGAKRFMPTIKSQNNEVGYLVKVTEHTVEQLKYHIEIEYETNIRRRDAEYKALLLQINPHFLNNTLEIIGGLAAQGKNKEVMNVSVYLGRMMRYSLNTNKDVVTLGEEMTYIRSYTSILKIRYVHSISITIMEDEYAKNLPIIKFILQPLVENAVKYSFVEKSFADILVQTKWVDGQLILQVEDKGMGMSEEIVKGLLKEETENESVSVLQSKGTSIGLRNVLGRLKLYYGDNFSYKIESIKGAGTKVQLSIKYSGGEQDVESADC from the coding sequence ATGTTTTTTTCATTAAGAAACCGTTTATTTTTGGTTTTTACATGCTTGCTAACTATTCCCTTCATCATTTTTTCCTTTCTGGTTCCTAATTGGTTTTCTTCTGTGATTAAGGGACAGACCCAGGATTTAACGGTTGAGATGATGGATCAATACTCTTTATATATTAATTCCATTACCACTCAGGCGGAGGACTTGGGAAAGCAAATTCTTGTCAATCCTACGACTTTACAATGGATGAAATCGGAGCATTCAACTTCTGGGTTAACGAAAAATCAAAGATTACTAAGTAGGAATCAGATGAAAAGCCTTTTAGCTTCTATGACTGTGAATAACTCCAATGGGATGTCTGTTTCAGTAATGATGGATGACGGTACAGGTGCTTGGGGGAATAATCCGAAGCTAAAGAACGAAAAATGGTACAAGGAATATATGGTGGATTCCAATTCATTTGTTGCTTCTCATGTGGATCCATTTCAGCCAACTCCAGGGAATATTAATAGTTATATTTTGCCATTAATAGATATGAATACATTAGTTTCGTATGGAATCATAAAGGTCAATTTCCCAACTGATTTGATGGAAACAGCATTAAGTAAAAATAAAATCGGGCAAAAGGGACATGCGTACTTACTAAATAGCCGTGGCAAAAATGTATTAACGGGAGAGCTTCAAACTCCGAAACGTGTACTAACCCATAGTTTAGCAACTATTAACAAACGTTCAGATGAAACGGGAATGCTAGAAGTAAAGTTTCATGAAGATACGTATTTAGTATTTTATCAAAAGTTATCGGTTGGCGGCTGGATTTTACTTAGTGAGGTTACAAAGGCAGACTTGTTTTCAAAAGCGAATGACTTGCGATATAGCATGCTTGCAATCAGTGGGGTTGTTTTCCTGCTAACAATTTTGGCTTCATATTTGCTTTCCTCAAATATCGTCCGTCCACTTGGAAAGCTAGCGACGGCGATGGGGTATATTGAAAGAGGAGATTTTGCAGGCGCAAAACGATTTATGCCAACAATCAAATCTCAAAACAATGAAGTTGGTTATCTAGTAAAAGTGACCGAACATACGGTAGAACAATTAAAATACCATATAGAAATCGAATATGAAACAAATATTCGCAGAAGAGATGCAGAATACAAAGCATTACTCCTGCAAATAAATCCTCATTTTCTTAATAACACACTAGAGATAATAGGCGGCCTGGCTGCTCAAGGCAAAAATAAAGAGGTAATGAATGTTAGTGTTTATTTGGGCCGAATGATGAGATATTCATTAAATACAAATAAGGATGTCGTTACCTTAGGGGAAGAAATGACTTATATTCGCAGTTACACAAGTATTTTAAAAATAAGGTACGTCCATTCAATTTCAATTACGATTATGGAAGATGAATATGCAAAAAATCTTCCTATTATAAAATTCATACTTCAACCTCTAGTGGAAAACGCCGTCAAGTATAGCTTTGTTGAAAAAAGCTTTGCTGATATTTTGGTCCAGACAAAATGGGTAGATGGTCAGTTGATTTTGCAAGTTGAGGATAAGGGTATGGGAATGTCAGAAGAAATAGTAAAAGGGTTGCTCAAAGAGGAAACCGAAAACGAATCAGTGAGTGTATTACAAAGCAAGGGAACAAGCATTGGTCTTAGAAACGTACTTGGACGTTTGAAGCTATACTACGGTGATAATTTTTCCTATAAAATTGAATCGATTAAAGGTGCAGGGACTAAAGTACAACTGAGTATTAAGTATAGTGGAGGTGAACAAGATGTTGAAAGTGCTGATTGCTGA
- a CDS encoding carbon-nitrogen family hydrolase — MKIACVQMNIQFGDVERNYASVENYIKKAAADKADIIVFPEMWNTGYALNQLDQLADENGQRTQNLLSELASKFNVNIVGGSVATKRDGSFYNTMYVANRSGEVVADYDKAHLFKLMDEHHFLNAGQKMNTFELDGIMCGGVICYDIRFPEWILAHVLKGAKIMFVPAEWPATRIDHWQILLQARAIENQCFIVAVNRVGSDPNNQFNGHSMVIAPWGELLLSRQTEEGIYTVDLDLKEVDRVRNAIPVFQDRRADLYANK, encoded by the coding sequence ATGAAAATTGCTTGTGTGCAAATGAATATCCAATTTGGAGATGTTGAACGGAACTATGCCAGTGTTGAGAACTATATAAAAAAAGCAGCTGCAGATAAGGCAGATATCATCGTTTTCCCTGAGATGTGGAATACAGGGTACGCGCTGAACCAACTGGATCAATTAGCCGACGAAAACGGCCAGAGAACTCAGAATTTACTTAGTGAACTTGCTTCGAAATTCAATGTGAACATTGTTGGCGGATCTGTTGCAACCAAACGGGACGGAAGTTTTTATAATACGATGTATGTTGCCAATCGAAGTGGAGAAGTCGTGGCTGATTATGATAAAGCGCATCTTTTTAAACTGATGGATGAACATCATTTTCTGAATGCAGGCCAAAAGATGAATACGTTTGAACTGGATGGCATCATGTGCGGCGGCGTGATTTGCTATGATATCCGTTTCCCGGAATGGATTCTTGCCCATGTCCTGAAAGGTGCAAAAATTATGTTTGTACCAGCTGAATGGCCTGCAACAAGAATTGATCATTGGCAAATCCTGCTCCAGGCGCGCGCCATTGAGAACCAGTGCTTCATCGTGGCTGTCAATCGTGTCGGATCAGATCCCAACAATCAATTTAACGGTCATTCAATGGTCATTGCCCCATGGGGAGAATTGCTCCTCAGCAGACAAACAGAAGAAGGAATCTATACTGTCGATTTGGATTTGAAAGAAGTCGACCGTGTTCGAAACGCAATCCCTGTTTTTCAGGACCGCAGAGCGGATTTATATGCCAACAAATAA
- a CDS encoding DUF2269 family protein, which translates to MRKIGPKGMKWLKIIHVFLVVLFFGGIVSSLTLYLHIDIAKYDESYLSYKNLIVISDHIVRWGAIGTLLIGFTYGFFTNWGFFKHRWVGVKFVLYIIQTLVGIFVVDKLMVANMELLETQKEMALTNPIFIRNHENTHYAVYFQVIVTFFIFIISFLKPWRKKRLQSKKVKIEAED; encoded by the coding sequence ATGAGAAAAATAGGTCCAAAAGGTATGAAGTGGCTGAAAATTATCCACGTTTTTTTAGTAGTATTATTTTTTGGAGGAATAGTAAGTTCTTTGACTTTATATTTGCATATTGATATAGCAAAATATGACGAGTCTTATTTGAGCTATAAAAACCTTATTGTGATTAGTGATCATATTGTGAGATGGGGTGCAATCGGGACTTTACTGATAGGTTTCACTTATGGATTTTTCACTAATTGGGGCTTTTTTAAGCATAGATGGGTTGGCGTGAAATTTGTTCTCTATATTATTCAAACCCTAGTCGGTATTTTTGTTGTAGACAAGCTGATGGTCGCGAATATGGAATTATTGGAGACTCAAAAAGAAATGGCCTTAACCAATCCAATTTTCATCCGCAATCACGAGAATACACACTATGCGGTTTACTTCCAGGTTATCGTTACATTTTTCATCTTTATCATTTCATTTTTAAAACCATGGAGAAAGAAACGGCTTCAATCAAAAAAAGTAAAAATAGAAGCAGAGGATTAA
- a CDS encoding GNAT family N-acetyltransferase, with product MEYIKEKSIIKTERLILRMFQKSDAETVATLCNNYNIFKSTLYLPYPYHLSDATNWIEHHYENFIADKSYEFAITDKGTGKVFGAIALTNNKRFNQGEVAYWIGEQYWGRGYATEATKAILQFAFEEKKLHKVFARYFSTNIASGRVMKKIGMKQEGILKEHIIKEGKYEDLVYYGILNVL from the coding sequence TTGGAATACATAAAGGAAAAATCAATAATCAAAACAGAAAGGCTAATTCTTCGAATGTTTCAAAAGTCTGATGCAGAAACGGTTGCAACCCTTTGTAATAACTATAATATTTTTAAAAGTACACTGTATTTACCTTACCCATATCATTTAAGTGACGCAACTAATTGGATAGAACACCATTACGAAAATTTTATAGCTGACAAATCATATGAATTTGCAATAACCGACAAAGGAACTGGTAAAGTATTCGGAGCAATTGCGTTAACAAATAATAAACGTTTTAATCAAGGAGAAGTGGCCTATTGGATTGGCGAGCAGTATTGGGGAAGAGGATATGCAACAGAGGCTACCAAGGCGATTTTACAATTTGCTTTTGAAGAAAAAAAATTACACAAAGTATTTGCACGATATTTTTCTACGAACATTGCTTCAGGACGGGTTATGAAAAAAATAGGAATGAAACAGGAAGGGATATTAAAGGAACACATTATTAAAGAAGGTAAGTATGAGGATTTAGTATATTACGGAATACTCAATGTGCTTTAA
- a CDS encoding MetQ/NlpA family ABC transporter substrate-binding protein, whose protein sequence is MKKWLVSFILLIAVAALAACGADKASEESGKAGETKEVKFGATAGPYSDMVTKAIKPALEEKGYKVELVEFSDYIQPNNALDSGDIDANLFQHTIYLENFAKENNMDLTALISVPTAPMGIYSNTYKSLDDVKNGATVAIPNDPTNAARAFNTLQDEGLIQVSEDADPLKVSEKDITENKKNLKFQPIEAGQLPRAVESADLSAVPGNFALAAKMDLLSALALENMLDPYRNIVAVKTDNADSQLSKDIKEVVESDEFEKVIDEEFKGFGKPEWMKK, encoded by the coding sequence ATGAAGAAATGGCTAGTTAGTTTTATTTTACTTATTGCAGTGGCAGCTCTTGCTGCTTGCGGTGCAGACAAAGCAAGTGAAGAAAGCGGCAAAGCAGGAGAAACAAAAGAAGTTAAATTTGGTGCAACTGCTGGCCCATACAGCGATATGGTAACAAAGGCAATCAAACCAGCACTGGAGGAAAAAGGTTATAAAGTAGAATTAGTAGAATTCAGTGACTATATTCAACCGAATAATGCCCTTGATAGCGGGGACATTGATGCAAACCTATTCCAACACACGATTTATCTTGAAAACTTTGCAAAAGAAAACAATATGGACCTGACGGCTTTGATTTCAGTACCAACTGCTCCTATGGGCATTTACTCCAATACGTATAAGTCATTGGATGATGTGAAAAACGGTGCTACAGTAGCGATTCCGAATGATCCGACAAATGCTGCCCGCGCCTTCAACACCCTTCAAGATGAAGGATTGATTCAAGTTAGCGAGGATGCCGATCCGCTAAAAGTATCTGAAAAAGATATTACAGAAAACAAGAAAAACCTGAAATTCCAGCCAATTGAAGCAGGCCAGCTCCCTCGTGCGGTTGAAAGTGCAGATTTGTCTGCAGTTCCTGGAAACTTTGCTTTAGCTGCAAAAATGGATTTACTCAGTGCATTAGCATTAGAAAATATGCTCGATCCATACCGTAATATTGTTGCTGTCAAAACAGATAATGCTGATTCCCAACTTTCCAAAGATATTAAAGAAGTAGTTGAATCGGATGAATTTGAAAAAGTGATTGATGAAGAATTCAAGGGATTTGGAAAGCCTGAATGGATGAAAAAATAG
- a CDS encoding methionine ABC transporter permease has product MGFDIPHLIEMIPDINKAFVQTIYMIAISLFVAIVIGLPVGIILFITDKGLFMENRFIQNILGFFVNMVRSIPFIILLVALIPLTKAIVGTIIGPTAASVSLSIAAIPFFARIVENALREIDKGVIEAAIAAGGTPWMIIKDVLLLEAKSGIISGITLTIISLIGFSAMAGTVGGGGIGDLAIRFGYYRYDDTIMIATIIILIVLVQVVQLLGDFISKAVDKR; this is encoded by the coding sequence ATGGGCTTTGATATCCCCCATTTAATTGAGATGATTCCAGATATCAATAAGGCGTTTGTCCAAACCATTTACATGATCGCCATCTCGCTATTTGTAGCAATTGTGATTGGCTTGCCGGTTGGAATTATTTTATTTATTACAGACAAAGGGTTATTTATGGAAAATCGATTCATCCAGAACATACTGGGTTTTTTCGTAAATATGGTCCGATCGATACCATTTATCATCCTGTTAGTCGCCCTTATTCCACTGACAAAGGCAATCGTTGGGACAATCATTGGGCCAACTGCAGCCAGTGTTTCCTTGTCAATAGCAGCTATCCCCTTCTTTGCCCGGATTGTCGAAAATGCACTTCGCGAAATTGATAAAGGTGTAATTGAAGCTGCTATTGCAGCAGGGGGCACTCCATGGATGATTATAAAAGATGTTCTTTTATTGGAAGCAAAGTCAGGAATTATTTCTGGCATTACGCTTACAATCATTAGTTTAATTGGTTTTTCCGCGATGGCCGGAACAGTTGGCGGCGGCGGTATTGGAGATTTAGCAATTCGCTTTGGATATTATCGCTATGACGATACAATCATGATCGCTACTATCATCATCCTGATTGTTTTAGTTCAAGTGGTCCAGCTTCTTGGTGATTTCATCTCCAAAGCAGTTGATAAAAGATAA
- a CDS encoding methionine ABC transporter ATP-binding protein translates to MITIRNLSKTYQTKSGPVKGVDDVSLTIEKGEIYGIVGYSGAGKSSLLRCINLLERPTSGEIMVNGTNLTSLKSEQLRRARLKIGMIFQHFYLISQKTVYENITFSLKAANTPAKLIPSRVEELLEMVGLSDKRDVYPAQLSGGQKQRVGIARALANNPSVLLCDEATSALDPTTTRSILSLLKKINEELNITIVLITHEMNVVKEICDRMAIMQDGKIIEEGSVYDVFSDPQTDLAKEFISSVVSYEVPEAILQKCEGTIIKVMFKGDVAGEGVISETLKTFNVKGNFLHGSIEYIGGSPLGVFVMELSGQKVEINQAIQFIENRTSHVEVVRDGL, encoded by the coding sequence ATGATTACTATTCGTAATTTATCAAAAACCTATCAGACCAAAAGCGGACCTGTAAAAGGTGTCGATGATGTGTCCCTTACGATTGAAAAGGGCGAAATCTATGGAATTGTCGGTTATTCCGGGGCTGGAAAAAGCTCACTGCTTCGCTGCATCAATTTATTGGAGCGCCCTACTTCTGGCGAAATCATGGTAAACGGAACAAATTTAACTTCATTAAAAAGTGAACAACTCCGCCGAGCACGTCTAAAAATAGGGATGATATTCCAGCACTTCTACTTAATCAGCCAGAAAACAGTCTATGAGAATATCACTTTTTCCTTAAAAGCAGCCAATACGCCAGCTAAACTCATTCCCTCTCGAGTGGAAGAACTGCTTGAGATGGTCGGTCTTTCAGATAAACGGGATGTGTATCCTGCACAGTTAAGCGGAGGGCAAAAGCAGCGGGTCGGCATTGCAAGGGCATTGGCCAATAATCCGAGTGTCCTGCTCTGCGATGAGGCGACTTCGGCATTGGATCCAACAACAACACGTTCGATTCTCAGTCTATTAAAAAAAATTAATGAAGAACTGAATATCACGATTGTTTTGATTACCCATGAGATGAATGTCGTCAAGGAAATTTGCGACCGAATGGCGATAATGCAAGACGGAAAAATCATCGAGGAAGGCTCTGTATATGATGTCTTCTCCGACCCGCAAACAGATCTCGCCAAAGAATTTATCAGCAGCGTTGTTTCCTACGAGGTTCCTGAAGCAATTTTACAAAAATGTGAAGGAACGATTATAAAGGTAATGTTTAAAGGCGATGTGGCTGGTGAAGGCGTTATTTCCGAAACGCTAAAGACATTTAACGTTAAAGGAAATTTCCTTCATGGATCGATTGAATATATCGGCGGCTCCCCGCTAGGTGTCTTTGTGATGGAACTCAGCGGCCAAAAAGTGGAGATAAACCAGGCGATTCAATTTATTGAAAATCGTACATCACATGTGGAGGTGGTGCGAGATGGGCTTTGA
- a CDS encoding iron-containing alcohol dehydrogenase family protein → MESISVHGAPSEYILQEGILDQLEGKLVERGFKKVLIVHGEKSRQAAAPFWPQLTEVEYKQYQYHGENSLSEINAISTIVSNGHFDAVIGVGGGKVLDLAKSVCHVTHTHAVLIPTLPSNCSPWTPVSVVYDDKGTFIRFDVYPVGPSLVLVEPRILLHAPVNMLIAGIADTLAKWYEADVQLAGITNKSLPLEICYYTAKRCKDVLLQHSEGAIQATKSGVLNDDFIKVTEAIIMLAGMVGGFGDHYGRVAGAHSIHNGLTVLKETHNALHGEKVAYGILVQLVLENKWEEIKDLIAFYQKLQLPLSLSDLGVQHINEETISAVAEKSVIPEESIHVMPGEMTADAVGKAITELEAYIQTQYSYN, encoded by the coding sequence ATGGAATCAATTTCTGTACACGGAGCTCCGAGTGAATATATTTTACAGGAGGGAATTTTGGACCAGCTTGAAGGAAAACTAGTGGAGCGCGGTTTCAAAAAGGTACTTATTGTCCATGGTGAAAAATCGCGGCAGGCAGCAGCCCCGTTCTGGCCACAACTCACAGAAGTTGAGTATAAACAATATCAGTATCATGGCGAAAACTCCTTATCTGAAATCAATGCCATTTCAACGATTGTAAGCAATGGGCACTTTGATGCCGTTATTGGTGTTGGCGGCGGAAAAGTATTGGACCTGGCAAAATCCGTCTGCCATGTAACCCATACACACGCTGTGCTGATTCCTACCCTTCCATCCAATTGTTCACCTTGGACTCCTGTCAGTGTTGTCTATGATGATAAAGGTACATTTATTCGCTTTGATGTCTACCCTGTCGGCCCAAGTCTTGTCCTGGTAGAACCAAGAATTTTACTTCATGCACCGGTGAATATGTTGATTGCCGGCATTGCTGATACCCTTGCCAAATGGTATGAAGCGGATGTTCAACTGGCAGGCATCACAAACAAATCTCTTCCTCTTGAAATTTGTTATTACACAGCTAAGCGTTGCAAAGATGTATTACTTCAGCATTCCGAAGGAGCCATACAAGCAACAAAAAGCGGTGTTCTCAATGATGACTTTATTAAAGTAACAGAAGCCATCATCATGCTTGCCGGAATGGTGGGTGGATTTGGCGATCATTATGGAAGAGTGGCAGGCGCCCATTCCATTCATAATGGGCTGACCGTTCTTAAGGAAACCCATAACGCCTTACATGGAGAAAAAGTTGCTTATGGCATTCTAGTTCAACTTGTTTTAGAAAATAAGTGGGAAGAAATAAAAGACCTTATCGCCTTTTATCAAAAACTCCAATTGCCTTTGTCATTGTCGGATTTAGGGGTTCAGCATATAAATGAAGAAACCATCTCCGCTGTTGCTGAAAAATCAGTTATCCCGGAAGAATCCATTCATGTCATGCCTGGTGAGATGACTGCAGATGCGGTCGGTAAGGCAATAACAGAACTGGAAGCGTACATACAAACCCAGTATTCATATAATTGA